A window from Komagataeibacter xylinus encodes these proteins:
- a CDS encoding DUF3455 domain-containing protein gives MLHAEGQQIYVCHRSATGALEWKLDEPAAELFEGYVYYGIHSAGPSWLLSDGSSVRATVMEVTHSARHTDVPQLHLKVTQHGGRGLLSGARYVDRVQTMGGALSGTCTLEDLSFGVPYEANYRFTFD, from the coding sequence ATGCTCCATGCTGAGGGGCAGCAAATATATGTATGCCACCGATCCGCGACAGGAGCATTAGAATGGAAGCTCGACGAACCAGCGGCAGAATTATTCGAAGGGTATGTGTACTATGGGATACATTCGGCCGGCCCGAGTTGGTTACTATCTGATGGGTCATCCGTTCGAGCCACCGTAATGGAGGTGACACATTCGGCGAGGCATACCGACGTGCCGCAATTGCATTTGAAGGTTACGCAACATGGGGGCAGGGGACTGCTTAGTGGCGCGCGCTACGTCGATCGCGTGCAGACCATGGGCGGGGCATTGTCAGGTACGTGTACGCTAGAGGACCTCAGCTTCGGAGTGCCCTATGAAGCCAACTATAGGTTCACATTTGATTAA
- a CDS encoding carbohydrate porin, with protein sequence MAFLSGACTTACAQVPPVRFFSSGVTPQQIVPDSIDPMSHFSGNWGGARDWLLKRGIDIRLSDANEFWADPVGGAQASNNYVGSTAVEMLADLHTLTGLPLGTFDISAMEIRGRPFSNDPLYVFNQTSNIEADDNTRLYELWYSQKFAHGHFAFKIGKLDLGHDFMISDVALSFLNASFSWPMMPDNDLYDQGPVSPVATPAVRLRYTLSQCWNFLFAVGDDNPIGAPFINTQDPWSQNSDPSGTRFNFSTGALFFAESQYRRRIAGKEGIYKIGGYFDTGRFPDQVDSSRLHKTNWSVYAIADQTLQKFRNSSELDAFIRGNWTADTDRNQIVYAVDGGIALKNPLNRDGDIVGLGAGVGAASHSLARADRVDGLPGQKREYHLELTYQAQVNPWLMLQPDIQGILSPSGGVLDNAGRRVRNEAIFGIHGEITF encoded by the coding sequence ATGGCGTTTCTTTCGGGTGCATGCACTACAGCATGCGCTCAGGTTCCCCCTGTACGCTTCTTCAGTTCCGGCGTAACACCGCAGCAGATCGTTCCGGACAGCATTGACCCAATGTCTCATTTTTCCGGGAACTGGGGAGGTGCCCGAGACTGGCTTCTCAAGCGAGGAATTGACATCCGTTTATCCGACGCAAACGAGTTCTGGGCCGACCCAGTCGGTGGAGCGCAAGCATCAAATAACTACGTCGGGTCAACGGCGGTTGAAATGCTGGCGGATTTACATACTTTGACCGGGCTGCCTTTAGGGACATTTGACATCAGTGCCATGGAAATTCGTGGACGACCTTTCAGTAATGATCCTCTTTATGTTTTTAATCAGACTTCGAATATTGAAGCTGACGACAACACTAGGCTTTACGAGTTATGGTACAGTCAAAAATTCGCACATGGGCACTTTGCATTCAAAATCGGCAAGCTGGATCTTGGACATGACTTCATGATCAGCGATGTCGCTCTGAGCTTTTTGAATGCCTCTTTTTCATGGCCCATGATGCCCGATAACGATCTGTATGACCAAGGCCCAGTATCTCCCGTGGCGACCCCTGCAGTGAGGCTACGTTACACGCTCTCGCAATGCTGGAATTTTCTGTTTGCAGTCGGCGATGATAACCCCATCGGGGCACCGTTCATCAATACGCAGGATCCGTGGAGCCAGAATAGCGATCCGTCTGGAACCCGGTTCAACTTCTCAACAGGCGCACTATTTTTTGCAGAATCCCAATATCGTAGGCGAATAGCGGGGAAAGAAGGCATATATAAAATTGGTGGTTACTTCGATACGGGACGATTTCCGGACCAGGTTGATTCAAGCCGCCTGCACAAAACCAATTGGTCCGTCTATGCCATCGCTGATCAGACCCTGCAGAAGTTCCGGAATTCAAGCGAACTCGACGCTTTCATTCGCGGTAACTGGACTGCCGATACCGACCGCAATCAGATCGTCTACGCCGTAGACGGTGGTATTGCTCTGAAGAACCCTCTTAACCGGGATGGTGATATCGTTGGACTTGGCGCTGGGGTGGGTGCCGCGAGCCACTCTTTGGCAAGAGCCGACCGGGTGGATGGCCTACCGGGGCAAAAGCGGGAATATCACCTGGAACTGACATATCAGGCGCAAGTCAATCCATGGCTGATGCTGCAGCCGGATATTCAAGGGATTCTGTCACCCAGTGGAGGCGTGCTCGACAACGCCGGCCGACGCGTCCGAAACGAAGCGATATTCGGCATCCACGGCGAAATAACCTTCTAA
- a CDS encoding cupin domain-containing protein: MNPMQRRGFLSAASFFGLAGAAHAATFGNPDRPAQGMQNAVSPSSRSDPGPKNPALASQFPDFQSPPATDVDGMPLFWASFNNAHKRIQNGGWAREITQDDFAISEDISGVNMRLSAGGIREMHWHQQAEWAIMLTGKCRITTLDEEGRPSVDDVEAGDLWYFPPGLPHSLQGLGPDGAEFLLAFDNGKSSEFNTLLVTDWLAHTPPEVLAKNFGVPEAAFKNIPLDNLWIFQGDIPPDLPVDRKNARVVPGAQKVIYKLSQAQPLSRTHGGMAQVADSRNFPISKTVAAALETIEPGGMREMHWHPNADEWAFVIKGKARVTVFNTGPKAQTANFNPGDVWYIKKSLGHYVENTGNDVLQIISVFKSDRFAEVSLTDWLTHVPPEMVRQTLNLDPDVLARFPTGRPDFMPL, encoded by the coding sequence CGGAAATCCTGACCGTCCGGCACAGGGCATGCAGAATGCTGTCTCGCCTTCAAGCCGTTCCGACCCGGGACCGAAAAACCCTGCGCTCGCCTCGCAGTTTCCGGATTTCCAGTCTCCGCCGGCAACTGACGTAGACGGTATGCCCTTATTCTGGGCTTCGTTTAACAACGCACATAAACGTATCCAGAACGGTGGCTGGGCTCGAGAAATTACCCAGGATGACTTTGCCATTTCCGAGGATATCTCGGGTGTCAACATGCGTCTCAGCGCTGGCGGCATTCGGGAGATGCACTGGCACCAGCAGGCAGAATGGGCAATCATGCTTACGGGCAAGTGCCGCATCACCACCCTTGACGAAGAAGGGCGTCCGAGCGTTGATGATGTTGAGGCTGGAGATCTCTGGTATTTCCCTCCCGGTCTGCCGCATTCCCTCCAGGGCCTTGGACCCGATGGCGCAGAATTCCTGCTCGCATTCGACAATGGGAAATCCTCGGAGTTCAATACCCTCTTGGTGACGGATTGGCTCGCTCACACTCCGCCGGAAGTTCTTGCAAAAAACTTCGGCGTGCCAGAAGCGGCCTTCAAAAACATTCCGCTTGACAACCTGTGGATATTCCAGGGCGACATCCCACCGGATCTGCCGGTTGATCGGAAAAACGCCCGGGTCGTTCCCGGTGCCCAGAAAGTCATCTACAAACTTTCACAAGCACAACCTCTGTCCCGTACCCATGGAGGGATGGCGCAGGTTGCGGACAGTCGGAACTTTCCGATCTCCAAGACTGTAGCCGCCGCTTTGGAAACCATAGAGCCGGGCGGCATGCGCGAAATGCATTGGCATCCAAACGCTGACGAATGGGCGTTCGTCATCAAAGGCAAGGCGCGCGTGACGGTGTTTAATACGGGGCCAAAAGCGCAGACCGCGAACTTTAATCCGGGCGACGTGTGGTATATTAAGAAAAGCCTCGGTCATTACGTCGAAAATACGGGAAATGATGTCTTGCAGATCATTTCGGTATTCAAATCCGATCGCTTCGCTGAGGTGTCACTGACCGACTGGCTGACGCATGTGCCGCCGGAAATGGTCAGACAGACCCTGAATCTCGATCCAGACGTGCTTGCGCGATTCCCGACCGGGCGGCCTGACTTTATGCCCCTCTGA
- a CDS encoding twin-arginine translocase TatA/TatE family subunit translates to MGSFSIWHWALVFGVVLVLFGGGKRLSSTMGDLGRGLKVFRKEISDLSTDDPPTSLEDKRPVVTEHINKEAVPS, encoded by the coding sequence ATGGGTTCATTTAGTATCTGGCACTGGGCACTCGTTTTCGGCGTGGTCCTTGTTCTTTTTGGTGGAGGGAAACGCCTTTCATCTACGATGGGTGATCTTGGGAGGGGTCTCAAGGTCTTCCGTAAGGAGATCAGCGATCTTAGCACCGACGATCCGCCGACCTCGCTGGAGGATAAGCGCCCTGTAGTCACTGAGCATATCAACAAAGAGGCTGTCCCTTCGTGA